A section of the Streptomyces sp. Je 1-369 genome encodes:
- a CDS encoding SDR family oxidoreductase, with translation MSDGKDSSPRRLVLVTGATGYIGGRLVPELLASGYRVRCLARSPEKLRDHPWAGQVEVVRGDVRDARSLAGAFEGVQVAYYLVHALSTGAGFEDTDRRSARVFAEQAAAAGVGRIVYLGGLTPAGVSARELSPHLRSRAEVGRIFLDGPVPAAVLRAAVIIGSGSASFEMLRYLTERLPVMVTPSWVRTRIQPIAVRDVLRYLVACAELPAEVSRGFDIGGPDVMTYRDMMRTYAQVAGLRHRLIVPVPLLTPTLSSHWVGLITPVPRGIARPLAESLRHEVICQEHDIADWVPDGPGRPLPFTKALRLALQRIQEAQVSTRWSSASVPGAPSDPLPTDPDWAGGSLYTDHRTLVVDASPAALWRVIEGIGGDNGWYSFPLAWAVRGWLDRLAGGVGLRRGRRDAHRLRVGDSLDFWRVEEIEPGRLLRLRAEMRLPGLAWLEMRVEEDTSGRTRYRQRALFHPRGLAGHAYWWAVAPFHAVVFGGMARNIAEAAGKEPERP, from the coding sequence GTGAGCGACGGCAAGGACTCCTCCCCCCGGCGGCTGGTCCTGGTGACCGGGGCCACCGGCTACATCGGGGGCCGGCTGGTGCCCGAACTCCTTGCGTCGGGCTACCGGGTGCGGTGTCTGGCCCGCTCGCCCGAGAAGCTGCGCGACCATCCCTGGGCCGGCCAGGTGGAGGTGGTGCGCGGCGATGTGCGCGACGCGCGTTCGCTGGCCGGCGCGTTCGAGGGGGTGCAGGTGGCGTACTACCTGGTGCACGCGCTGAGCACCGGGGCCGGCTTCGAGGACACCGACCGGCGCTCGGCCCGCGTCTTCGCCGAGCAGGCCGCGGCGGCCGGGGTGGGGCGCATCGTGTATCTGGGCGGGCTGACCCCGGCCGGGGTCAGCGCGCGGGAGCTGTCGCCGCATCTGCGCTCGCGGGCCGAGGTGGGCCGCATCTTCCTGGACGGCCCGGTGCCCGCCGCGGTGCTGCGGGCGGCGGTCATCATCGGGTCGGGCTCGGCGTCCTTTGAGATGCTGCGCTACCTCACCGAGCGCCTGCCGGTCATGGTCACCCCCAGCTGGGTGCGCACCCGCATCCAGCCCATCGCGGTCCGCGACGTGCTGCGCTACCTGGTGGCCTGCGCCGAGCTGCCCGCCGAGGTCAGCCGGGGCTTCGACATCGGCGGCCCGGACGTGATGACCTACCGCGACATGATGCGCACCTACGCCCAGGTGGCGGGCCTGCGTCACCGGCTGATCGTGCCGGTGCCGCTGCTGACCCCCACCCTCTCCAGCCACTGGGTCGGCCTGATCACGCCCGTGCCGCGCGGCATCGCCCGGCCGCTGGCGGAGTCGCTGCGCCACGAAGTGATCTGCCAGGAACACGACATCGCCGACTGGGTCCCCGACGGCCCCGGCCGCCCGCTGCCCTTCACCAAGGCGCTGCGGCTGGCCCTGCAACGCATCCAGGAGGCGCAGGTCAGCACCCGCTGGTCCTCGGCGTCGGTGCCCGGCGCGCCCAGCGACCCGCTGCCCACCGACCCCGACTGGGCCGGCGGCAGCCTCTACACCGACCACCGCACCCTGGTCGTGGACGCCTCGCCGGCGGCACTGTGGCGGGTCATCGAGGGCATCGGCGGCGACAACGGCTGGTACTCCTTCCCGCTGGCCTGGGCGGTACGGGGCTGGCTGGACCGGCTGGCGGGCGGGGTGGGCCTGCGCCGGGGGCGCCGCGACGCGCACCGGCTGCGGGTGGGCGACTCCCTGGATTTCTGGCGGGTGGAGGAGATCGAGCCGGGCCGGCTGCTGCGGCTGCGCGCCGAGATGCGGCTGCCCGGCCTGGCCTGGCTGGAGATGCGGGTGGAGGAGGACACCTCGGGCCGCACCCGCTACCGCCAGCGCGCCCTGTTCCACCCGCGCGGCCTGGCCGGGCACGCCTACTGGTGGGCGGTGGCGCCCTTCCACGCGGTGGTCTTCGGCGGCATGGCCCGCAACATCGCCGAGGCGGCGGGCAAGGAACCCGAACGCCCCTGA
- a CDS encoding SRPBCC family protein translates to MARRHRLITVSPATVWSVLADGSRYAQWVVGTASSQPVRGHWPQVGAALEYEVRLGPLRATNETVVRRCQEGTILELEAKAGPLGTARIALEVRPWGEHCLVTVDEHPLRGAAGALHNTLVEALVQVRHRAMLARLARVCENEAARPAGGAGHA, encoded by the coding sequence ATGGCACGGCGTCATCGACTGATCACAGTGAGCCCGGCGACGGTGTGGAGCGTGCTGGCCGACGGCAGCCGCTACGCCCAATGGGTGGTGGGCACCGCCTCCTCCCAGCCGGTGCGCGGCCACTGGCCGCAGGTCGGCGCGGCCCTGGAGTACGAGGTACGGCTGGGCCCGCTGCGGGCCACCAACGAAACCGTCGTACGCCGCTGCCAGGAGGGCACCATCCTGGAGCTGGAGGCCAAGGCCGGCCCTCTGGGCACCGCCCGGATCGCCCTTGAGGTGCGGCCCTGGGGCGAGCACTGCCTGGTCACCGTCGACGAACATCCGCTGCGCGGCGCGGCAGGCGCCCTGCACAACACCCTGGTCGAAGCGCTCGTCCAGGTCCGCCACCGTGCGATGCTGGCCCGCCTGGCCCGGGTGTGCGAGAACGAAGCGGCCCGCCCCGCCGGCGGAGCGGGCCATGCCTGA
- a CDS encoding ferritin-like domain-containing protein yields the protein MAEFLTDIKTIRERARHQIEKGPVTDAYGADLQRVLLVLNEALATEIVCTLRYKRHYYTVSGLYSEPVAAEFLEHAQEEQEHADKLAQRIVQLGGEPDFNPDTLTSRSHAEYDDSTDLIEMIKEDLVAERVAVAAYTEIAQWLGEGDPTTRRVFEDLLAQEEEHADDLRGLLERIPGDHRA from the coding sequence ATGGCCGAGTTCCTGACCGACATCAAGACCATCCGCGAGCGGGCCCGCCACCAGATCGAGAAGGGCCCGGTCACCGACGCCTACGGCGCGGACCTGCAGCGCGTACTCCTCGTACTCAACGAGGCCCTCGCCACCGAGATCGTCTGCACCCTGCGCTACAAGCGGCACTACTACACGGTCTCGGGCCTGTACTCCGAGCCGGTGGCCGCCGAGTTCCTCGAACACGCCCAGGAGGAGCAGGAGCACGCCGACAAACTGGCCCAGCGCATCGTCCAGCTGGGCGGCGAGCCGGACTTCAACCCCGACACGCTCACCTCCCGCTCCCACGCGGAGTACGACGACAGCACCGACCTGATCGAAATGATCAAGGAGGACCTGGTGGCCGAACGTGTCGCCGTCGCCGCCTACACCGAGATCGCCCAGTGGCTGGGGGAGGGCGACCCCACCACCCGCCGCGTCTTCGAGGACCTGCTGGCCCAGGAGGAGGAGCACGCCGACGACCTGCGCGGCCTGCTGGAGCGCATCCCCGGCGACCACCGGGCCTGA
- a CDS encoding PHP domain-containing protein gives MEPVEALERIAFLLERGRAPTYRVRAFRTAAEVSANLSGPELARRAGDGSLESLKGIGPKTAAVIREALAGTMPGYLQRLEEEARAPLAEGAGSGLRALLRGDCHLHSDWSDGGSPIEAMGRAAREIGHEWAVLTDHSPRLTVARGLSPQRLRDQLEVVAALNEQWAPFRLLTGIECDILDDGSLDQEPDLLDRLDVVVISVHSKLRMDAAAMTRRLITAVSNPRADVLGHCTGRLVTGRGRPESQFDAEAVFAACAAARTAVEINSRPERLDPPRRLLRQAVRAGTLFAVDTDAHAPGQLDWQIIGCARAEECKVPAERVVSTWTAPEILSWTRESRARTAP, from the coding sequence ATGGAGCCCGTGGAGGCACTGGAACGCATCGCCTTCCTCCTGGAGCGGGGCCGCGCCCCCACCTACCGCGTGCGGGCCTTTCGCACCGCCGCCGAGGTGAGCGCAAACCTCTCCGGCCCCGAGCTGGCGCGCCGCGCCGGGGACGGCTCCCTGGAATCCCTCAAGGGCATCGGGCCCAAGACCGCCGCCGTGATCCGCGAGGCGCTGGCCGGCACCATGCCCGGCTACCTGCAACGCCTGGAGGAAGAGGCCCGCGCCCCGCTGGCCGAGGGCGCCGGCAGCGGGCTGCGGGCCCTGCTGCGCGGCGACTGCCATCTGCACTCCGACTGGTCCGACGGCGGCAGCCCCATCGAGGCGATGGGCCGCGCCGCCCGCGAGATCGGCCACGAATGGGCCGTACTCACCGACCACTCGCCCCGCCTGACGGTGGCCCGCGGCCTGTCACCCCAACGGCTGCGCGACCAGCTGGAGGTGGTGGCCGCCCTCAACGAGCAGTGGGCGCCCTTCCGGCTGCTGACCGGCATCGAGTGCGACATCCTCGACGACGGCTCCCTGGACCAGGAACCCGACCTGCTGGACCGCCTGGACGTCGTGGTGATCTCCGTGCACTCCAAACTGCGCATGGACGCCGCCGCGATGACACGCCGCCTCATCACCGCGGTCAGCAACCCCCGCGCCGACGTGCTCGGACACTGCACCGGCCGCCTGGTCACCGGCCGCGGCCGGCCCGAGTCGCAGTTCGACGCGGAAGCGGTCTTCGCCGCGTGCGCGGCCGCCCGCACCGCCGTGGAGATCAACAGCCGCCCCGAACGCCTCGACCCGCCCCGCCGCCTGCTGCGCCAGGCGGTCCGGGCCGGCACGCTGTTCGCCGTCGACACCGACGCCCACGCACCCGGCCAGCTCGACTGGCAGATCATCGGCTGCGCGCGCGCCGAGGAGTGCAAGGTGCCCGCCGAACGCGTGGTGAGCACCTGGACCGCGCCCGAGATCCTGTCCTGGACCCGCGAAAGCCGCGCCCGCACCGCCCCCTGA
- a CDS encoding PP2C family protein-serine/threonine phosphatase, whose protein sequence is MPASEPPSGLEEFLADPDNAVLDLATAVARCATALGVPQAVVYLADLQQRRLIPLNDDAAAADVDNSLAGWAYRTLALRVQESPAGGMTAWLPLLDGAERLGVLAVHTPFLDPALLRRGRALAALLAMMITSKRAYKDNVVQRTRSEPMQLPAEMLRAFLPPRTIGNTHVVSTAVLEPAYEIGGDAFDHCLTPTALHATIVDAMGHNLLSGLTTAVALAACRNGRRTGAELPELLEAVDAAIGLWLPDQFCTGVLMRLDLASGVLRWSNCGHPPPLLIRDNQLVEGALEREADPPMGFSAFLRSTDRQVHETTLEPGDRVLLYTDGMTEARLADGTEFGLERFADSVIRASTGGEVAAETLRRLIHSVLDAQTDRLRDDATILLIEWHPPGREPRPAHR, encoded by the coding sequence GTGCCGGCATCGGAGCCGCCCAGCGGACTCGAGGAGTTCCTTGCCGACCCGGACAACGCCGTACTGGACCTGGCCACCGCGGTCGCCCGGTGCGCCACCGCGCTGGGCGTGCCCCAGGCCGTGGTCTACCTCGCCGACCTCCAGCAGCGCCGCCTGATCCCCCTCAACGACGACGCGGCCGCCGCCGACGTGGACAACTCCCTGGCCGGCTGGGCCTACCGCACCCTGGCCCTGCGCGTACAGGAGTCGCCCGCCGGCGGCATGACCGCCTGGCTGCCCCTGCTGGACGGCGCCGAACGCCTGGGCGTGCTCGCCGTCCACACCCCCTTCCTGGACCCCGCGCTGCTGCGCCGCGGCCGCGCCCTGGCCGCCCTCCTCGCGATGATGATCACCTCCAAGCGCGCCTACAAGGACAACGTCGTCCAGCGCACCCGCTCCGAGCCCATGCAGCTGCCCGCCGAGATGCTCCGCGCCTTCCTGCCGCCGCGCACCATCGGCAACACCCATGTGGTCTCCACCGCCGTGCTGGAACCCGCCTACGAGATCGGCGGCGACGCCTTCGACCACTGCCTCACCCCAACGGCCCTGCACGCCACGATCGTCGACGCGATGGGCCACAACCTGCTCTCCGGCCTGACCACCGCCGTCGCCCTGGCCGCCTGCCGCAACGGCCGGCGCACCGGGGCGGAGCTGCCCGAACTCCTGGAGGCCGTGGACGCGGCCATCGGCCTGTGGCTGCCCGACCAGTTCTGCACCGGCGTCCTGATGCGCCTGGATCTGGCCAGCGGGGTGCTGCGCTGGAGCAACTGCGGGCACCCGCCGCCCCTGCTCATCCGCGACAACCAGCTGGTGGAGGGCGCCCTGGAACGCGAGGCCGACCCGCCCATGGGCTTCTCCGCCTTCCTGCGCAGCACCGACCGCCAGGTCCATGAGACGACCCTGGAACCCGGCGACCGCGTGCTGCTCTACACCGACGGCATGACCGAGGCGCGGCTGGCCGACGGCACCGAATTCGGGCTCGAACGGTTCGCCGACTCCGTCATCCGCGCCTCCACCGGCGGCGAGGTCGCCGCCGAGACGCTGCGCCGGCTCATCCACTCCGTGCTGGACGCGCAGACCGACCGGCTGCGCGACGACGCCACCATCTTGCTGATCGAGTGGCATCCGCCGGGCCGGGAACCCCGGCCCGCGCACCGCTGA
- a CDS encoding phytoene desaturase family protein, protein MPDAVVIGAGPNGLVAANLLADAGWSVTVLEEQPEPGGAVRHDRGVHPDFVNDLCSSFYPLAAASPVLQRLRLHEHGLRWSHAPHVVAHPLSDGRCAVLDRSPQATAASLDAFAPGDGAAWERLHAMWDDVRPALLDALFTPFPPLRATAKLAYRLKTAGALRMARTLLLPVRRLGEEEFTGEGGRLLLAGNALHADLAPEAAGSGGFGWLMAMLGQSYGFPVPVGGAGALTAALTRRLQARGAAVHCGRRAQQIIVRGGRAVAVRTADGETVPATRAVLADVSLPALYGGLIAPQHLPDQLLADLRRFQWDFATFKVDWALEGPVPWQAKEAAGAGTVHLADGVDELTRFAAQLAMRQVPDRPFLLFGQMTTADATRSPAGTESAWAYTHVPQDIRADAGHDHISGAWRAAEQERMADRIEQQVERFAPGFRTLIRARRILAPPTLQALDRNLHAGALNGGTTSLHQQLFFRPLPGTGRPETPLPGLYLASAAAHPGGGVHGAPGANAARAALRRRLPLPLTRTQRHLTRRDRTGTPPRP, encoded by the coding sequence ATGCCTGACGCCGTGGTCATCGGGGCCGGCCCCAACGGGCTGGTCGCCGCCAACCTCCTGGCCGACGCCGGCTGGAGCGTCACCGTCCTGGAGGAACAGCCCGAACCCGGCGGCGCGGTCCGCCACGACCGGGGCGTACACCCCGACTTCGTCAACGACCTGTGCAGCTCCTTCTACCCGCTGGCGGCCGCCTCGCCGGTCCTGCAGCGGCTGCGCCTGCACGAACACGGCCTGCGCTGGAGCCACGCCCCGCACGTGGTGGCCCACCCCCTCAGCGACGGCCGCTGCGCCGTCCTGGACCGCAGCCCGCAGGCCACCGCCGCCTCCCTGGACGCCTTCGCGCCGGGCGACGGCGCGGCCTGGGAGCGCCTGCACGCGATGTGGGACGACGTCCGCCCCGCCCTGCTGGACGCCCTGTTCACCCCCTTCCCGCCGCTACGGGCCACCGCCAAGCTGGCCTACCGGCTCAAGACGGCCGGCGCGCTGCGCATGGCCCGCACCCTGCTGCTGCCGGTGCGCCGCCTGGGCGAGGAGGAGTTCACCGGCGAGGGCGGCCGGCTCCTGCTGGCCGGCAACGCCCTGCACGCCGACCTGGCCCCCGAGGCGGCCGGCAGCGGCGGCTTCGGCTGGCTCATGGCGATGCTCGGCCAGAGCTACGGCTTCCCCGTCCCGGTGGGCGGCGCCGGCGCCCTGACCGCCGCCCTGACCCGGCGCCTCCAGGCGCGCGGCGCGGCCGTGCACTGCGGCCGCCGCGCCCAGCAGATCATCGTGCGCGGCGGGCGCGCGGTCGCCGTGCGCACCGCCGACGGCGAGACGGTGCCCGCCACGCGCGCCGTCCTGGCCGATGTGTCGCTGCCCGCCCTGTACGGCGGCCTCATCGCCCCCCAGCACCTGCCCGACCAGCTCCTTGCGGACCTGCGCCGCTTCCAGTGGGACTTCGCCACCTTCAAGGTCGACTGGGCGCTGGAGGGGCCGGTGCCCTGGCAGGCCAAGGAGGCGGCCGGCGCGGGCACCGTGCACCTGGCCGACGGCGTCGACGAACTCACCCGCTTCGCCGCCCAGCTCGCCATGCGCCAGGTCCCCGACCGGCCCTTCCTGCTCTTCGGCCAGATGACGACCGCGGACGCCACCCGCTCACCGGCCGGCACCGAGTCCGCCTGGGCCTACACCCACGTCCCCCAGGACATCCGCGCCGACGCCGGCCACGACCACATCTCCGGCGCCTGGCGGGCCGCGGAGCAGGAGCGGATGGCCGACCGGATCGAGCAGCAGGTCGAACGCTTCGCCCCGGGCTTTCGCACCCTGATCCGGGCCCGCCGCATCCTGGCCCCGCCCACCTTGCAGGCCCTGGACCGCAACCTGCACGCCGGCGCCCTCAACGGCGGCACCACCTCCCTGCACCAGCAGCTGTTCTTCCGCCCCCTGCCGGGCACCGGGCGCCCCGAAACCCCCCTGCCGGGCCTCTACCTGGCCTCGGCCGCCGCCCACCCCGGCGGCGGCGTCCACGGCGCCCCCGGCGCCAACGCGGCCCGCGCCGCCCTGCGCCGCCGCCTCCCGCTCCCGCTGACCCGCACTCAACGCCACCTCACCCGCCGCGACCGCACCGGCACCCCGCCCCGCCCGTGA
- a CDS encoding SDR family oxidoreductase: MTDTPGRQGPQDPTTKGPRPDFPQQDQEVPGWTGPMDPPPDHGEDSYRGSGLLRDRIVLITGGDSGIGRAVAIAMAREQADVVFTHLPSEAGEAQETARWVEEAGRRAVPVPCDIREEEQCRRLVERAVTEFGRIDVLVNNAAYQMSRPKGITDIPTEQFDRVVRTNLYGMFWLCKMAVPHMPRGASIINTTSVQAYKPSPHLLDYAMTKGAIVTFTQGLAQMLVEDGIRVNAVAPGPVWTPLIPATLPDTTEFGKQAPLGRPAQPAEMAPAYVFLASEHAGFLTAEIMNATGGTPLP; this comes from the coding sequence ATGACGGACACTCCCGGCCGGCAGGGCCCGCAGGATCCCACCACCAAGGGGCCGCGCCCCGACTTTCCCCAGCAGGACCAGGAGGTGCCGGGGTGGACCGGGCCGATGGACCCGCCGCCCGATCACGGGGAGGACTCCTACCGCGGCTCCGGGCTGCTGCGCGACCGCATCGTGCTGATCACCGGGGGCGATTCGGGGATCGGGCGGGCGGTGGCCATCGCGATGGCCCGCGAGCAGGCCGACGTCGTCTTCACCCATCTGCCCTCCGAGGCCGGTGAGGCACAGGAGACCGCCCGCTGGGTCGAGGAGGCCGGGCGCCGGGCCGTCCCGGTGCCCTGCGACATCCGCGAGGAGGAACAGTGCCGGCGGCTCGTGGAGCGCGCGGTCACCGAGTTCGGGCGGATCGACGTCCTGGTCAACAACGCCGCCTACCAGATGTCGCGGCCCAAGGGCATCACGGACATCCCCACCGAGCAGTTCGACCGGGTGGTGCGCACCAACCTGTACGGCATGTTCTGGCTGTGCAAGATGGCGGTGCCGCACATGCCGCGCGGCGCCTCGATCATCAACACCACCTCGGTGCAGGCCTACAAGCCCAGTCCGCACCTGCTGGACTACGCCATGACCAAGGGCGCCATCGTCACGTTCACCCAGGGGCTCGCGCAGATGCTGGTCGAGGACGGGATCCGCGTCAACGCGGTGGCGCCCGGGCCGGTGTGGACGCCGCTGATCCCCGCGACGCTGCCCGACACCACGGAGTTCGGCAAGCAGGCGCCGCTGGGCCGGCCCGCGCAGCCCGCGGAGATGGCCCCGGCCTATGTCTTCCTCGCCTCGGAGCACGCCGGTTTCCTCACCGCCGAGATCATGAACGCCACCGGCGGCACGCCCCTGCCCTGA
- a CDS encoding xanthine dehydrogenase family protein molybdopterin-binding subunit → MPQTADALGAGLERREGTDKVLGSARYAAEHTPEGCAYAWPVAATVARGQVRAVDEGAALALPGVVAVLHHRNAPRLAEPDDATLAVLQDARVPHYGWYVALVVADTLEAAREGAAAVQVTYAAEPHEVTLRAGHPDAYVPEDSDGTSGEHVRGEAEAAFAAAPVRVDTGYRVPPLHNHPMEPHAATAHWQEGHLSVYDSSQGATTVRDVLAGLFGLRKEQVTVVSEHVGGGFGSKGTPRPHVVLAAMAARATGRPVKLVLPRRQLPSVVGHRAPTLHRVRLGAGTDGTLTSVIHEVTAHTSRVKEFMETGAAATRVMYPSPHARTTHRAVPLDVPSPSWMRAPGEAPGMYALESAMDELAQALGIDPVELRLRNDTGHEPDSGKPFSSRHLAECLREGARRFGWAGRDPRPRTRREGPWLVGSGMAAATYPVVVGPSRAGVQACPDGTFVVRINATDIGTGARTVLAQVAADALGVPVERVRTEIGSSDLPAAPLAGGSSGTASWGWAVHEACTALAGRLAEQQGRQLPPEGVSATADTAGRADADSDYARHAFGAHFAEVAVDTVSGEVRVRRLLGVYAAGRILNSRTARSQFVGAMTMGLGMALMEGSTVDAAFGDFTECDLASYHVPAHADVPDIEAHWIEEDDPHLNPMGSKGIGEIGIVGTAAAIGNAVHHATGVRLRELPLTPDRVLAGAL, encoded by the coding sequence ATGCCGCAGACCGCCGACGCGCTGGGGGCCGGCCTCGAGCGCCGGGAGGGCACCGACAAGGTGCTCGGCAGCGCCCGTTACGCCGCCGAGCACACCCCTGAGGGCTGCGCGTACGCGTGGCCGGTCGCGGCCACCGTGGCGCGCGGGCAGGTGCGGGCGGTGGACGAGGGGGCGGCGCTGGCGCTGCCCGGTGTGGTGGCGGTGCTGCACCACCGCAACGCGCCGCGTCTGGCCGAGCCGGACGACGCCACCCTGGCCGTGCTGCAGGACGCCCGCGTCCCGCATTACGGCTGGTACGTGGCGCTGGTGGTCGCCGACACCCTGGAGGCGGCCCGCGAGGGCGCAGCCGCCGTACAGGTCACCTACGCCGCCGAGCCGCACGAGGTGACCCTGCGGGCCGGGCACCCCGACGCCTACGTGCCCGAGGACTCCGACGGGACCTCGGGCGAGCACGTGCGCGGCGAGGCGGAGGCGGCGTTCGCGGCCGCGCCGGTGCGGGTGGACACCGGCTACCGGGTGCCGCCGCTGCACAACCACCCCATGGAGCCGCACGCGGCCACCGCCCACTGGCAGGAGGGGCACTTGAGCGTGTACGACTCCAGCCAGGGCGCCACCACCGTGCGCGATGTGCTGGCCGGCCTGTTCGGGCTGCGCAAGGAGCAGGTGACGGTCGTCTCCGAGCATGTGGGCGGCGGGTTCGGCTCCAAGGGGACGCCGCGCCCGCACGTGGTGCTGGCCGCCATGGCCGCCCGCGCCACGGGCCGGCCGGTCAAACTCGTGCTGCCGCGGCGGCAGTTGCCCTCCGTGGTGGGGCACCGTGCGCCGACCCTGCACCGGGTGCGGCTGGGTGCGGGCACGGACGGCACGCTCACCTCGGTGATCCACGAGGTGACCGCGCACACCTCCCGCGTCAAGGAGTTCATGGAGACCGGGGCGGCCGCCACCCGCGTCATGTATCCCTCGCCGCACGCGCGCACCACGCACCGGGCGGTGCCGCTGGATGTGCCGAGCCCCTCCTGGATGCGGGCCCCGGGCGAGGCGCCGGGCATGTACGCGCTGGAGTCGGCGATGGACGAGCTCGCCCAGGCGCTGGGCATCGACCCCGTCGAGCTGCGGCTGCGCAACGACACCGGGCACGAGCCGGACAGCGGCAAGCCCTTCAGCAGCCGGCATCTGGCCGAGTGCCTGCGCGAGGGGGCGCGGCGCTTTGGCTGGGCCGGGCGCGATCCGCGCCCGCGCACCCGCCGGGAAGGGCCGTGGCTGGTGGGCAGCGGGATGGCGGCGGCCACCTATCCGGTCGTGGTGGGGCCGTCCCGGGCGGGCGTGCAGGCCTGCCCGGACGGCACGTTCGTGGTGCGGATCAACGCCACCGACATCGGGACGGGGGCGCGCACCGTGCTCGCGCAGGTCGCCGCGGACGCGCTGGGCGTGCCGGTGGAGCGGGTGCGCACCGAGATCGGCAGCAGTGATCTGCCCGCGGCGCCGCTGGCCGGCGGCTCCTCGGGCACGGCCTCCTGGGGCTGGGCGGTGCACGAGGCGTGTACGGCGCTGGCCGGGCGCCTGGCCGAGCAGCAGGGCCGGCAGCTGCCGCCGGAGGGGGTCAGTGCCACGGCCGACACGGCGGGGCGGGCCGATGCGGACAGCGACTACGCGCGGCACGCGTTCGGTGCGCACTTCGCCGAGGTCGCGGTGGACACGGTCTCCGGTGAGGTCCGGGTGCGCCGGCTGCTCGGCGTCTACGCCGCCGGGCGCATCCTCAACTCCCGTACCGCCCGCTCGCAGTTCGTCGGCGCGATGACGATGGGGCTGGGGATGGCGCTGATGGAGGGCAGCACGGTGGATGCCGCCTTCGGGGACTTCACCGAGTGCGATCTGGCCTCCTATCACGTGCCGGCGCATGCGGATGTGCCGGACATCGAGGCGCACTGGATCGAGGAGGACGATCCGCATCTCAACCCGATGGGCAGCAAGGGCATCGGCGAGATCGGGATCGTGGGAACGGCCGCGGCGATCGGCAACGCGGTGCACCACGCGACGGGGGTACGGCTGCGGGAACTCCCGCTGACCCCGGACCGGGTGCTGGCCGGCGCCCTGTAG
- a CDS encoding short-chain dehydrogenase/reductase → MKSPRTHRTRPGPLHHRTVVVTGAARGLGAALARELAHRDARLALLGLEQDALEQVAAALPAPALALPVDVTDPAALHTAARTVRERLGPPSVVIANAGIAQAGPLQSADPHAWRRVIEVNLTGSALTAQTFLPDLLHTRGYHLQIASLAALGAVPMLSAYCASKAGVEAFTHALRAETAHRGVAVGIAYLNWLDTGMLDEVDTYAALREPRALLPPCARRIRPLAPVAARLADAVEARRTAVYIPAWTRLAQAGRGLLPPLVTRLARARFHRRPPGEPIAQTGPLGAGGRAAHRPNRPPPH, encoded by the coding sequence GTGAAGAGCCCGCGCACGCACCGCACGCGCCCCGGCCCCCTGCACCACCGCACCGTCGTGGTGACCGGCGCCGCCCGCGGCCTGGGCGCCGCACTCGCACGGGAGCTGGCGCACCGCGACGCCCGCCTCGCTCTGCTGGGCCTGGAGCAGGACGCGCTGGAACAGGTGGCGGCCGCCCTGCCCGCCCCCGCCCTGGCCCTGCCCGTCGACGTCACCGACCCCGCCGCCCTGCACACCGCCGCCCGCACGGTGCGCGAACGCCTGGGACCGCCCTCCGTCGTCATCGCCAATGCCGGCATCGCCCAGGCCGGCCCCCTGCAAAGCGCCGACCCGCACGCCTGGCGCCGGGTGATCGAGGTGAACCTGACCGGCAGCGCCCTGACCGCCCAAACCTTCCTGCCCGACCTGCTGCACACCCGCGGCTACCACCTGCAGATCGCCTCCCTGGCCGCCCTGGGCGCCGTGCCGATGCTGAGCGCCTACTGCGCCTCCAAGGCCGGCGTGGAGGCCTTCACCCACGCGCTGCGCGCCGAAACCGCCCACCGCGGCGTCGCGGTGGGCATCGCCTACCTCAACTGGCTGGACACCGGCATGCTGGACGAGGTGGACACCTACGCCGCGCTGCGCGAACCGCGCGCCCTGCTGCCGCCCTGCGCCCGCCGCATCCGCCCCCTCGCCCCGGTGGCCGCCCGCCTGGCCGACGCCGTCGAAGCGCGCCGCACCGCCGTCTACATCCCGGCCTGGACCCGGCTGGCCCAGGCCGGCCGCGGCCTGCTGCCGCCCCTGGTCACCCGCCTGGCCCGGGCCCGCTTCCACCGCCGCCCGCCGGGGGAGCCCATCGCCCAGACCGGCCCGCTGGGCGCCGGCGGCCGCGCCGCCCACCGCCCGAACCGACCACCGCCCCATTGA